The window TCCATGGCTACATCAAAGGCGAACACAGGGAATGCCCCCTCTGCGAAGAGGACAAAAAACATGAGATAAACCGCCAGATCGAGCGGATAAAAGCGGAAATAGAACAGGAGGTATCTAATGGATAAAAAAGAAAAACTTCAGGAACTGCAAGCGGAACTGGAAAATGTCAAAGGAACTCCCTGTGATGTTTACAGCCGTGTGGTGGGCTACCACAGCCCCGTTAAACAATGGAACGAAGGCAAAAAGGAAGAATTTGAACACAGAGAGACCTTTCAGGTTAAGTAATGGCAGTTGAAGACTTTTTTCTGGCAGACTATCAGCATGTGAGCCTCATGGAGTATCCCGGAAAGATCTCATCCATAGCCTTTACCCACGGGTGCAACCTGAGATGCAGATATTGCCACAACCCCGCACTGGTTGCGGGCAGAAAAGGGTCGAACAGACTGCCCGATTTTCTGGACTATCTGAAAGGCAAAGACATTGAGGCCGTCGCCCTCACCGGCGGCGAGCCTCTTTTGGCTGACGATATCGCGGGCTTTCTAAAGGGCATCGTTGATATGGGACTTGCTGTCAAATTAGACACCAACGGCTTTCTGCCCAACAGGCTCAAAAAGGTTCTGTCGGCAGGTCTCGTTGACTATGTGGCCGTTGACCTGAAGGCGTTCAACGATGTCGACCTGAAAGCCATCGTGC of the Seleniivibrio woodruffii genome contains:
- a CDS encoding anaerobic ribonucleoside-triphosphate reductase activating protein; protein product: MAVEDFFLADYQHVSLMEYPGKISSIAFTHGCNLRCRYCHNPALVAGRKGSNRLPDFLDYLKGKDIEAVALTGGEPLLADDIAGFLKGIVDMGLAVKLDTNGFLPNRLKKVLSAGLVDYVAVDLKAFNDVDLKAIVRTNHKLDSFFRTLDVLKTSGVPFEIRHTIWKMPSEADVASVAEHVGDAPLFVQTLRDVRMLDKSYKPEIFDRSAAVELFEKYFKDVWVR